From the genome of Longispora fulva:
AGACGACGAGCCAGCACAGCACCACGAGCTGGACGGCGACGAACAGCACCGAGCGCACGGCCACGGCCCGCTGCGCCGCGACGTCGAGCAGCACGTTGGACAGGTTGGTCTTCGCGGTCACCGTGGACAGCCGGTACTTGCGGTCGCACTCGGCGGCGGCCTCGGGACTCGGCTGCTGCCCCTGGCCGAGGAGCACCCGCGGACACGGGGTGTACCGCAGTCCGACCGGCCGCTTCAGCGCCGCGGTCAGGGCGTCGATCGTGGTGAGGTCGACCCTGGGCACGACCATCGGGTAGTCGAAGCTGGTCTCGGCGCCCTCCCTGCCCGCGGTCATCGGCGAGTACCTGGCGGCGCGCAGGGTGTCCTCTGCGGCGAACACCGAGCCGAAGTAGTCGCTGCTGCCTTGCTGGCCGACGGTGGCGTCGAAGTAGGATCTGGCCCCCCAGAAGGCCCGGTCGTTGGTGCCCTTGTACAGCCCGACGACCGTGCCGGTGGTGCTCAGCGCCCGGGACGCCACGGTGACCTTCGCGCCCAGGGCCAACCCGGATCCGACGGGTACCGCGAGCTCGCCGGCGACCTGCGGGCACCTGCCCACGGTGAGGACCAGTCGGGTGCACTGCCCCTCGCGGTACACGACCCGGCCGGTCACCGGATCGCCGCCGAAGTCGACCTTGCCCTCGAACCGGATCTCGCGGACGGGCGTGCCGTAGTACCGGTCGATGGGGTAGAACTCGCGGACCGCCCGGTCGATCTCCGCCGGGTCGGCGCCCTGGTTGTAGAACTGCGGGGCCGTCACGGTCAGCGTGGTCTGGGCGGGCAGGGCCGTGCGCAGCCCGTCCCGCAGCGACCACTGCTCCACGGCCCGGCTGTAGGCGGGCGCGAACACCGCGGCCGCCACCGAAATCGCGACGAGGAGTACCACAAGCAGCGAACTCGCCCTGCGGTGCCAGATCCCCGCGCAGGCCATCCGCAGCGTTCCCATCACTGGCCGCCGGTGCGCAGCAGCGCCGGGTCGGCCCGCCGGACGAGGCCCAGCACGAGCCAGACCACCCCGGCGAAGCCGAGCAGAGTGAGCGCCCCGGCGGTGCCCAGCTGGTACGGCGCCAGCTTGTAGACCGGCGTGATCGCGTCCTTCGCGGCACTGACCAGGGGAATCGCCGACACCATCAGCCCGGCGGACAGCAGCCCGACCACGCCGCCGACGACGAGCGGCACCCCGAGCAGGGTCGCGTACTCCCGCCGCACCCCGGCCCGCAGCGTGCCGGCCGGCAGACCGGCGATCCGCAGCGCCACCAGCTCGTACTGCCGGGCCCGCACCCCGATGTAGGCGTTGAGCAGCACCGCGCCCACGGCGAGCAGCACTGCGAGCACCCCGGCGGCCAGGTACAGCCACAGGGCGAGCGCCGGTGCCGCCCGGCTCAACCGCTCCAGCCGAGTGTCGCGGGACTGCACCTCCACGACCTGCACCCCGGCGGCGGCGAGCGCGGCGCGCAGGGTGTCCGGCGCGCCGGCCGCGACCCACACCTCGTAGGAGACGCTGCTGGAAGCGCTGAGGTTCGCGTCCACGGCGGCGGTCCACACCTCGGCCCGCAGGTCGACAAGGATGCCGTGCTCGCCGACCCGGGGCGCGAGCCCGGCCCGCTGGGCGACGTCGAACGGCTGCGGGTTGGCGCCGAGCGCGACGATGGAGAACTCGTCGCCCTTGCGGTTGGCGTCCGGGGTGGCCCCGGCGAGGACGGCGGGCAGCCGGTCGGGCAGGTCGGTGTAGCGCACCCGGTAGTCCTCCGAGCCGGAGCCCCGCACCGACACGGTCAGGCCGGGGGCGACGGTGCCCGCCGTCGAGTCGGCCGGCTTGACCTCCTGCCAGGCGCCGGCGAGGTCCAGGTGCGCGTCGACCGGCCTGGTGCCGTCGAGCAGCTTCGTGACGGTCAGGTCCACGGCGTACGGGGCCGACCGGCCCGGGAACCGCTGCACGATCAGGCCAAGGAGCCGGCAGCCGGCGGCACAGTCGGGCACTGCGGCCCGGTAGGTGCCGGTCCCGGTGCGCAGCGCGCCCATCGGCACCTCGCGCGGACCCTTGCCCGGGGTGGTGACCCACGCGGCGAGCTGCATCGGGTCGGTGCTCTCGACCTTCGTGGCGGTGACCTCGGCCGCGAACTCAGGCCCCTTGACCGTGATCGCCCGGGACTGGTCGACGGCGACCTTGTCCGCGACCTCCTGGGCGGTGCCGGGCTCGCCGTGCGGCCACAGTGCGACGTTCGGGAACCGGGTCGGGTCGATGCCGACGATGGTCAGGTTGTCGCCGGCGTAGAACTGGGAGACCCGGATCGCCGCCATCGCGTACGTGCCCGTCGGGTCGGCGCGCGCCACCCCGTCCATGAGGACCTGCGGGTCGGTGGCCAGCACCCGGTAGACGGTGGGCGCGCCGGCGTACGCGTCGGCGACCCGGACCCGGTTGTAGTCGGCCACGCTCCAGATCGCCGTGGAGAACCCCAGCAGCGACAACGCGACGGTGAGCACCATGCTCAACCGGACGGTGGACTGCCGCCGGCCCAGCTGGGCGCTGGCGAGCATCGCCGGCACCCGGCCGGAGCGCAGGGCCGCACCGACCCGGCGACGGCTCCACATCGCCAGGCCGCGGGCCACGCCGAGCCCGGCGAGCAGGGCCAGCAGCGGGGCGGCGAGCAGCGCCAGGGACGAGGTCCGGTCGCCCGCCGCGAGCACCTGGTACAGCGCGACGGCGGTGAGCGCGACGACGATCCCCTCGCCCACGGCGGCCTTGAACCGGGCGCGCGGCGGCACCCGGCGCAGCAGGGCCAGAGCCGGGGTGAGCAGGGTCCGCCGGGACGCCAGCCACACCGTGCCCATCCCGGCGACGACGGCGATCAGCGCGGCGGCGAGCAGCTCCCAGCGCAGCTCGACGATCACCCCGTCGGCGAGGATCGCCCCGGCGGCCAGCCAGGTGAAGCCGAGTCCGAGGAGCAGGCCGAGCGGGGTGGCGAGGGCCACCAGCACGAGGGCCTCGCCGAGCCCGAACCTCACGGTCCGGCCGGTGCCGAAGCCGCGCAGCTTGGCCAGCGCGATCTCCGGGCCGCGTTCCTCGGTGACGGACGCGACCGCCAGGTACAGCACGAACAGGCACAGCAGCAGGAGCGGCAGGGCGACCAGCGGGATACTGGCGGTCAGGGCGTCCTGCTCGGCGCGGATGTCGTCGAGCATCCCCGGCAGCAGGGAACCCCCGGCCTGGCGGGCGAGATCCTTGATGTCGGAGCCCAGCTGTCCGGTGTCGGAGAGGGCGACGGATCCACCCTTCAGCGGGTACTCCACGGTCACGCGCCGGTCCAGCGCCGTCACCTCCGCCGGGTTGCTCGTCAGCACCGGCGCGTCGAGCTTGTCGGTAGCCTCGGTGCCCGTACCCCCGAAGTAGTTGCTCCGGCCCCAGAACGGCGACAGCGTGTCGGTCGGGGTGTAGGTCCCGACCACGGTGCCGGTCCGGTCGACGGTCGTCCCGTTCACCACGACCTGGTACCCGAACGGCTGTCCCACCTTCGCGCCGACCAGCTCCGCGGCCTTGACCCCGAGCAGGATCTCGCCACCCCTGGTCGGGTCGGTGCAGGTGCCGGCCACGATCGTGACGTGGGCGCACACGCCCTGCCGGTAGACGTGCAGGGCCAGCGCGTGGTGCGGCCCGATCACGATCTTCTCCGAGGACCCGTCCACCCCGGTCGCGAAGTGCCGGCCGACCGCCGGACGTTCGGTCAGAATCCGGTCGGCGGCGGCGTGCAGGTCCGCGGGGCCCACCCCGCCCTGGGCCGCGGCGTCGAACCACAGCTCCGTCTGCCAGGACGCCGCGGTACTCAGCCCGTCCCGCAGCACCGAGTCCTGAGCCGCGCGGGTGTACGCGGGCACGAGCACCGCAGCGGCGGCTGCGAACACCGCGAGCACCAGGACGACCACGGAGAGTCCTCGCCGGTACCGGATGCCCTGCAGCGTGACGGAACTGGCCACGAAATGTCCCCTCGGGAGCGTCACTGGTGTCCCCGCACGCTACTGATCACGATGTCTATGGTTAGGCACCGCGAGGTTGCGGTTACGTCTCAGCGGTGTGGCCGGTCACATCCCGGCGTCACATCTCGGCGGCGCGCGCCAGTCCCACGAGAGCCGCGTTGGCCTTGTCCGGGAACAGCGGCGGGGAGAAATGGTAGCCCTGGGCCGCCGTGCAGCCCATCCCGATCAGGGTGGCCCGCTGCTCCGCGGTCTCCACCCCCTCGGCGACCACCCGCAGCCCGAGCGCCCGGCCCAGGTCCACAGTGGTCTTCACGATCGCCATCGCCTCCGGGGAATGCCCCATCTGCGACACGAACGCCCGGTCGACCTTGACCTCGTCCACCTGGAACCGGGTCAGCAGGGTCAACGACGAGTACCCGGTGCCGAAGTCGTCCACGGCGATCCGCACCCCGAGGGCGCGCAGGCCGATCAGCACCTCCTCGATCACCGGCGACTCGTCCATCATCACCGTCTCAGTGATCTCCAGGACCAGCCGGTCGGCCGGCACCCCGTACCGCGCGAGGGCCGCGGCCACCATCTGGGGCAGCTCCGGCTCCAACAGGTTGCGGGCCGACAGGTTGACCGCGACCGGCATGATCAGCCCGCCGCGCGCCCAGTCGGAGACGATCCGCAGCGCCAGGTCCAGGATGTAGCGCGAGAACGGCCCCACCAGGTCGCTGTGCTCGACCACCTCGATGAACGCGTCCGGCGCGAGCAGCCCACGACTCGGGTGGTGCCATCGGACCAGCGCCTCCGCGCCGATCGGGGCTCCCGTCGACAGCTCGACGGCCGGCTGCATCGCCAGGACCAGCTGGTCCTCGACCAACAGCGCCTCGCGCAGCTCCGCGAGCAGGATCATCCGCTCCGAGCCCACCGGCCCCTTGCGCGCGCCGGTCGGGTCGCCCTGGTGCAGCGCGTCGATCAGCTCGCGCAGCCGGCGGTGGGCCGCGACGTTGAGCAGCGCGGCGCCCAGCGTCCCCGCGTACGCCGACAGGGCCAGGTCCTCGCGCTCCGACATCGGCCCCGGGGACCGCAGCCACAGCCGCAGCTCGCCGATCCGGTGCGCGCCGACCCGGAGCGGGCGGGCCACTCCCCTGCCGCGCGGGCCCGCCGGGCCACTCGCGTAGACCCGCTCGGCGCCGTCGCCGGACCGGATGGCGATCTCCACCCGCTCCGGGGCGAACAGCCGACCCAGGCCGTGCAGCGCGGCGTCGACGACCTCGCGCTCGTCGAGCCGGAGCAGCCGGTGCGGGGCGGTGGCCAGCTCGCGCCAGATCCGGCGCTCCTCGAGAATCCTCAGCCAGTACCGGTAGGCCTGGTAGCACAGCCACAGGGCCGGGGCGGCGGCCAGCACCAGCCGCCACCAGGCCGGCCAGGCCGCGAGGGCCAGGCCGAGCACAGCGGCAGGTGCGGCGAAGCCGGTGAGCAACCAGCGACGACCCAACACCCAACCCCCCTCGCACAGCGAGCAGGGGACGCCCGGTGGCGGCCCCCTGAAGGCAAGGTTATGGGACATACCCAGGCCGCAACAGCCCTAAATGTGCGCTAGGTGCTCTACAACCGGTAGTCGAGAATTTCAAAAGCCGCGAAAACTACCGAGCGTTATCGTGCGGGCTCGGCGGAAAACGGTCGGGAAGCTTGCGGAGGTGGCGATTCATGCTCCGGTACAGGAAAAAGGTCGCCACGCCCAGCAACACGATGAGCAGCAACGCGAGCGGACCGGCGAGGCCGGGTCCCCGGGTGTCGCCGAAGTTGTTCTCCGCGAGGTACTGAAGCATGCCTCTACCGTACGCCAGCGAAGAGGTCACTCTCCGGCAGCGTGGTCGGAACGTTCGCCCGGACCAACTGGAAGTCCTCCGTGGGCCAGATCCGCAACTGGATCTCCATCGGGATCCCGAACCAGAAACCCTCCGGGTCCACCTGGGTCGCGTGCGCCCGCAGCGCGTCGTCGCGCACCCCGAAGAACTCGCCCGCGTCGACCGAGGTGGTGACGCGGTCGCCCTTGTCCTTCATCCACGCGCGGCCGCTGTCGATCCAGTCGGCGAAGGGCGACTCGAGGCCCTCGGCGAGCATCGCCTCGTGCAGCGCGAGCAGGCGCTTCTTGAAGAAGCCCATGTTGTAGTAGAGCTTCGCCGGGGTCCACGGCTCGCCGGCCTCCGGGTAACGCTCCGGGTCGCCGGCGGCGTCGAAGGCCACCATCGAAATCTTGTGGGTCATGATGTGGTCCGGGTGCGGATACCCGCCGTCCTCGTCGTACGTCGTCACGACGTGCGGGCGGAACTCGCGGATCAGCTTGACCAGGCGCTCGGCCGCCACCTCGGGGTCGACCACGCCGAAGCTGTCCTCGG
Proteins encoded in this window:
- the mca gene encoding mycothiol conjugate amidase Mca, which produces MAERLRMMAVHAHPDDESSKGAAVMAKYVKEGVDVLVVTCTGGERGSVLNPKLDRPEVWENITEIRRAEMDAAREILGIRQEWLGFIDSGLPDGYLEASEEERPALPEDSFGVVDPEVAAERLVKLIREFRPHVVTTYDEDGGYPHPDHIMTHKISMVAFDAAGDPERYPEAGEPWTPAKLYYNMGFFKKRLLALHEAMLAEGLESPFADWIDSGRAWMKDKGDRVTTSVDAGEFFGVRDDALRAHATQVDPEGFWFGIPMEIQLRIWPTEDFQLVRANVPTTLPESDLFAGVR
- a CDS encoding FtsX-like permease family protein; this encodes MASSVTLQGIRYRRGLSVVVLVLAVFAAAAAVLVPAYTRAAQDSVLRDGLSTAASWQTELWFDAAAQGGVGPADLHAAADRILTERPAVGRHFATGVDGSSEKIVIGPHHALALHVYRQGVCAHVTIVAGTCTDPTRGGEILLGVKAAELVGAKVGQPFGYQVVVNGTTVDRTGTVVGTYTPTDTLSPFWGRSNYFGGTGTEATDKLDAPVLTSNPAEVTALDRRVTVEYPLKGGSVALSDTGQLGSDIKDLARQAGGSLLPGMLDDIRAEQDALTASIPLVALPLLLLCLFVLYLAVASVTEERGPEIALAKLRGFGTGRTVRFGLGEALVLVALATPLGLLLGLGFTWLAAGAILADGVIVELRWELLAAALIAVVAGMGTVWLASRRTLLTPALALLRRVPPRARFKAAVGEGIVVALTAVALYQVLAAGDRTSSLALLAAPLLALLAGLGVARGLAMWSRRRVGAALRSGRVPAMLASAQLGRRQSTVRLSMVLTVALSLLGFSTAIWSVADYNRVRVADAYAGAPTVYRVLATDPQVLMDGVARADPTGTYAMAAIRVSQFYAGDNLTIVGIDPTRFPNVALWPHGEPGTAQEVADKVAVDQSRAITVKGPEFAAEVTATKVESTDPMQLAAWVTTPGKGPREVPMGALRTGTGTYRAAVPDCAAGCRLLGLIVQRFPGRSAPYAVDLTVTKLLDGTRPVDAHLDLAGAWQEVKPADSTAGTVAPGLTVSVRGSGSEDYRVRYTDLPDRLPAVLAGATPDANRKGDEFSIVALGANPQPFDVAQRAGLAPRVGEHGILVDLRAEVWTAAVDANLSASSSVSYEVWVAAGAPDTLRAALAAAGVQVVEVQSRDTRLERLSRAAPALALWLYLAAGVLAVLLAVGAVLLNAYIGVRARQYELVALRIAGLPAGTLRAGVRREYATLLGVPLVVGGVVGLLSAGLMVSAIPLVSAAKDAITPVYKLAPYQLGTAGALTLLGFAGVVWLVLGLVRRADPALLRTGGQ